The Pantoea sp. At-9b genome includes a window with the following:
- the ybiB gene encoding DNA-binding protein YbiB has translation MELNKIIKEIGRGKNHARDIDFDTAQALYSAILAGEVPDLELGGVLIALRIKGEGEAEMRGFYQAMQQQMMRLQPPAGRPMPIVIPSYNGARRQGNLTPLLALLLVKLGFPVLMHGISDDPTRVTSEAVLAALDINPVTTAQQAQAQLDNGALAFITIDHLCPPMAKQLSLRWRMGVRNSAHTLAKLATPFAERAALRLASVSHPEYVPRVGKFFQDIDAPGLLLNGTEGEVYANPQRCPAISYIQGANAQAEEWVARQPEWEVELPLSKSALDTAAWIRAVLAGERAVPQALRLQLACCLVASGESASLADAEQRLSQAGI, from the coding sequence ATGGAACTGAATAAAATTATTAAAGAGATTGGGCGCGGGAAAAATCACGCGCGCGATATCGATTTTGACACCGCGCAGGCGCTGTATAGCGCAATATTGGCGGGTGAAGTGCCGGATCTTGAGCTGGGCGGTGTGCTGATCGCCCTGCGTATCAAGGGAGAAGGTGAGGCGGAGATGCGCGGCTTTTATCAGGCGATGCAGCAGCAGATGATGCGTCTGCAACCGCCCGCTGGCCGTCCGATGCCGATCGTCATTCCCAGCTATAACGGTGCCCGCCGTCAGGGCAACCTGACGCCATTACTGGCGTTGTTGCTGGTCAAACTCGGTTTTCCGGTGTTGATGCATGGCATCAGTGATGACCCGACGCGTGTGACCAGTGAAGCGGTGCTGGCGGCACTGGATATCAACCCGGTGACCACTGCGCAACAGGCGCAGGCACAGTTGGATAATGGCGCGCTGGCGTTTATCACCATCGATCATCTCTGCCCGCCGATGGCGAAACAGCTGTCGCTGCGCTGGCGTATGGGGGTGCGTAACAGCGCTCACACGCTGGCGAAACTGGCGACGCCCTTTGCTGAGCGAGCGGCGTTGCGACTGGCCAGCGTATCCCATCCCGAATATGTGCCGCGTGTCGGCAAATTCTTTCAGGATATCGATGCGCCCGGATTGCTGCTGAACGGCACCGAGGGCGAGGTCTATGCCAACCCACAGCGCTGCCCGGCGATCAGCTACATTCAGGGCGCCAATGCGCAGGCGGAAGAGTGGGTTGCGCGTCAGCCGGAGTGGGAAGTTGAACTGCCGCTATCAAAAAGCGCACTGGATACCGCTGCCTGGATTCGTGCGGTGCTGGCAGGAGAACGGGCGGTGCCGCAGGCGCTGCGTCTGCAACTGGCTTGCTGCCTGGTCGCCAGCGGCGAAAGCGCCAGCCTGGCTGACGCAGAACAGCGTCTGAGCCAGGCGGGAATTTGA
- a CDS encoding M20 aminoacylase family protein codes for MTLPVALLENALRWRRQLHQHPELGYQEQRTSELVAQVLNDAGLQVFRGLAGTGVIGTLENGPGPVIGLRADMDALPITEKGDPQWKSTRQGVMHACGHDGHTAVLLAAACQLAATRQFSGTVHFIFQPAEENLGGARKMVEEGLFQRFPMDAVYAMHNWPGLPVGSLAVNAGAMMASLDSFEITLHGKSCHAAMPESGADPMVVAAELILALQTIPSRRLSPLASAVVSVTQIHGGEAINVIPEQIVLRGTVRCLQTDVRNRVRGLIEDFVSTLPRPFGVSGEIHWYPGYPVTANHQQPAEQVRQAAVNLLGEQQVHWQVNPSMASEDFACMLEACPGAYFWLGADGTTPSAPLHNAGYDFNDELLPIGITFWQQLVESTLVKA; via the coding sequence ATGACCCTGCCTGTCGCTTTGCTGGAAAACGCCCTGCGTTGGCGTCGCCAGCTTCATCAACATCCTGAACTGGGTTACCAGGAACAGCGTACCAGCGAGCTGGTGGCACAGGTGTTGAACGATGCCGGCTTGCAGGTATTTCGTGGTCTGGCAGGCACCGGGGTGATTGGCACGTTGGAAAATGGTCCGGGGCCAGTGATTGGCCTGCGTGCCGATATGGATGCGCTGCCGATCACCGAAAAAGGCGATCCGCAGTGGAAATCCACCCGTCAGGGCGTGATGCATGCCTGTGGTCATGATGGTCATACCGCCGTACTGCTGGCGGCAGCCTGTCAGCTGGCGGCGACACGCCAGTTCAGCGGTACGGTGCATTTTATCTTCCAGCCCGCCGAGGAAAACCTGGGCGGCGCACGCAAGATGGTGGAAGAAGGTTTGTTCCAGCGCTTCCCGATGGACGCGGTCTACGCGATGCATAACTGGCCGGGTTTGCCGGTGGGTTCGCTGGCGGTCAATGCCGGGGCAATGATGGCCTCGCTCGACTCATTTGAAATCACCCTGCACGGCAAGAGCTGCCACGCGGCGATGCCGGAAAGCGGTGCCGATCCGATGGTGGTGGCCGCCGAGTTGATTTTGGCGCTGCAAACCATTCCGTCACGCCGTCTGTCACCACTGGCTTCGGCGGTGGTCAGCGTGACGCAAATCCACGGCGGCGAAGCGATTAACGTGATTCCCGAACAAATCGTGTTACGCGGCACGGTACGCTGCCTGCAAACCGATGTGCGTAACCGGGTACGCGGCCTGATCGAGGATTTTGTCAGCACGCTGCCGCGCCCGTTTGGCGTCAGTGGTGAGATTCACTGGTATCCGGGCTATCCGGTCACCGCCAACCATCAACAACCGGCTGAACAGGTACGTCAGGCAGCCGTAAATTTGCTCGGTGAGCAACAGGTACACTGGCAGGTTAATCCGTCCATGGCATCGGAGGATTTCGCCTGTATGCTGGAAGCCTGTCCGGGTGCCTATTTCTGGCTGGGTGCCGATGGCACCACGCCGTCAGCCCCGCTGCACAACGCCGGTTACGACTTCAATGATGAACTGCTGCCCATCGGCATCACCTTCTGGCAGCAGTTGGTGGAAAGTACGCTGGTGAAAGCCTGA
- a CDS encoding Rpn family recombination-promoting nuclease/putative transposase — translation MSATATPHDALFKKFMSQPVLARQFLDIHLPPVIHQHCDLDTLQLVPTSFIERDLSAFYSDVLFSMKTDCGEGYIYTLIEHQSTPDKHMTLRMMRYTIAAMQRHIDEGHNEIPLVVPVLFYQGKISPYPYPMNWLDSFRDPALARQVYCHPFPLVDITVIPDEEIMTHRGIARMEMAHKIIRLRDMLENIDPIATLLSVDYNDNLSIDVIFYLLRHGDTDDRDKVVEILMQAKPQLKEQIMTIEQQWRQESLLQGLQEGKLQVAQRMLRENVDIKTIIKFTGLSEKELQQLHA, via the coding sequence ATGAGTGCCACCGCAACGCCGCATGATGCCCTGTTCAAAAAATTTATGAGTCAGCCTGTCCTTGCCAGACAGTTTCTCGACATCCATCTGCCGCCCGTCATCCATCAGCACTGCGATCTGGATACGCTGCAACTGGTACCGACCTCCTTTATTGAACGTGATCTCAGCGCTTTTTATTCCGACGTGCTGTTCTCAATGAAGACGGATTGTGGCGAAGGATATATCTATACTCTGATTGAGCACCAAAGCACGCCTGATAAGCATATGACTTTACGCATGATGCGCTATACCATTGCCGCTATGCAGCGTCACATTGACGAGGGTCATAACGAAATTCCGCTTGTGGTACCGGTATTGTTTTATCAGGGAAAAATCAGTCCCTATCCTTACCCGATGAACTGGCTCGATTCATTCCGTGATCCAGCACTGGCAAGGCAGGTCTACTGCCATCCTTTCCCGTTGGTCGATATTACCGTGATCCCGGATGAGGAGATCATGACGCACCGGGGTATCGCGCGCATGGAAATGGCACACAAGATCATACGCCTGCGCGATATGTTGGAAAACATAGACCCGATAGCCACATTACTGTCGGTGGATTACAATGATAATCTCTCCATCGACGTGATCTTCTATCTGCTGCGCCATGGGGACACCGATGACCGGGATAAGGTCGTTGAGATATTGATGCAAGCCAAACCGCAACTTAAGGAACAGATTATGACAATTGAACAACAGTGGCGGCAGGAGTCTCTTCTGCAGGGGCTTCAGGAAGGTAAATTGCAGGTGGCGCAGCGTATGCTGCGGGAGAACGTAGATATTAAAACCATTATCAAATTCACTGGTCTGAGCGAGAAAGAGTTACAGCAGCTCCATGCCTGA
- the hutU gene encoding urocanate hydratase: MSETLTQAVAREIRAPQGSELHCANWLIEAAYRMIQNNLDPDVAERPEDLVVYGGIGKAARNWECFEQILRSLRALQPEETLLIQSGKPVGVFRTHADAPRVLLANSNLVPHWATWDHFHELDKAGLMMYGQMTAGSWIYIGAQGIVQGTYETFVEAGRQHYDNDLSGRWILTAGLGGMGGAQPLAGVLAGACVLAIECQESRIDFRLRTRYVDHKAYTLDEALQLIDDATKAKKAISVGLLGNAAEILPELVKRAKAGGMKPDIVTDQTSAHDPVNGYLPIGWDVDRWQAERASNPKAVEKAARASMATHVQAMLDFCHMGIPTVDYGNNIRQVALDEGVANAFDFPGFVPAYIRPLFCEGKGPFRWVALSGDPEDIYKTDAKLKELFPHHKTLHRWLDMAQERIAFQGLPARICWLGLGERHKAALAFNEMVRNGELKAPIVIGRDHLDCGSVASPNRETEAMKDGSDAVSDWPLLNALLNTAGGATWVSLHHGGGVGMGFSQHAGVVIVCDGSAEADVRLARVLWNDPATGVMRHADAGYEQAQACAKEHGLNLPMQK, translated from the coding sequence ATGAGCGAAACTCTGACCCAGGCAGTTGCCCGTGAAATCCGTGCCCCACAGGGGAGTGAACTGCACTGCGCCAACTGGCTGATTGAAGCGGCTTACCGCATGATCCAGAACAACCTTGATCCGGATGTGGCCGAGCGCCCGGAAGATCTGGTGGTGTATGGCGGCATCGGTAAAGCGGCGCGCAACTGGGAATGCTTCGAGCAGATTCTGCGTTCACTGCGCGCATTGCAGCCGGAAGAAACCTTGCTGATCCAGTCAGGCAAACCGGTGGGCGTGTTCCGTACCCATGCCGACGCACCGCGTGTTCTGCTGGCAAACTCCAACCTGGTACCGCACTGGGCCACCTGGGATCATTTCCACGAGCTGGATAAAGCTGGCCTGATGATGTACGGCCAGATGACCGCCGGTTCGTGGATTTACATCGGTGCTCAGGGGATCGTGCAGGGCACCTACGAAACCTTCGTCGAAGCGGGCCGTCAGCATTACGATAACGACCTGAGTGGTCGCTGGATCCTGACCGCCGGTCTGGGTGGCATGGGCGGTGCCCAACCGTTGGCTGGTGTGCTGGCCGGTGCCTGTGTGCTGGCGATCGAGTGCCAGGAATCCCGTATCGATTTCCGTCTGCGCACCCGCTATGTCGACCATAAAGCCTATACCCTCGACGAGGCGTTACAGCTGATCGACGACGCCACCAAAGCGAAAAAAGCCATTTCAGTTGGCCTGCTGGGCAACGCGGCGGAAATCCTGCCGGAGCTGGTGAAACGCGCCAAAGCGGGCGGCATGAAACCGGATATCGTTACCGATCAGACCTCCGCACATGATCCGGTAAACGGCTACCTGCCGATTGGCTGGGATGTGGATCGCTGGCAGGCCGAACGTGCCAGCAACCCGAAAGCCGTAGAAAAAGCGGCGCGCGCCTCAATGGCAACCCATGTCCAGGCGATGCTCGATTTCTGCCATATGGGTATCCCGACCGTCGATTACGGCAACAATATCCGTCAGGTGGCGCTGGATGAAGGGGTGGCAAACGCCTTTGATTTCCCTGGCTTTGTACCGGCGTATATCCGTCCGCTGTTCTGCGAAGGTAAAGGCCCGTTCCGCTGGGTAGCGCTGTCGGGCGATCCGGAAGATATCTATAAAACCGATGCCAAACTGAAAGAACTGTTCCCGCACCATAAAACCCTGCATCGCTGGCTGGATATGGCGCAGGAGCGTATCGCGTTCCAGGGCTTACCGGCACGTATCTGCTGGCTGGGGCTGGGCGAGCGCCATAAAGCCGCGCTGGCGTTCAACGAGATGGTGCGCAATGGTGAGCTGAAAGCGCCGATTGTGATTGGCCGTGACCACCTGGATTGTGGCTCCGTGGCTTCACCGAACCGTGAAACCGAAGCGATGAAAGATGGCTCCGATGCCGTATCCGACTGGCCGCTGCTCAACGCCCTGCTGAACACCGCAGGCGGCGCGACCTGGGTCAGCCTGCATCATGGTGGCGGCGTGGGCATGGGCTTCTCACAGCATGCGGGAGTGGTGATTGTCTGCGACGGCAGCGCCGAAGCGGATGTACGTCTGGCGCGTGTATTGTGGAACGACCCGGCTACCGGCGTGATGCGCCATGCGGATGCGGGGTACGAACAGGCACAGGCTTGTGCGAAGGAGCATGGGCTGAATCTGCCGATGCAGAAATAA
- the hutH gene encoding histidine ammonia-lyase has protein sequence MSGSVQNIRLVPGEVDLATLRAIYQGGVALTLADEARAAIDRASATVDAIVASGNVVYGINTGFGKLAQTQIPASRLAELQRNLVLSHSVGLGELLPDNVTRLVVATKIISLARGHSGVRIALIEALLALFNAGVMPCIPEKGSVGASGDLAPLAHLSLMLLGEGQVRVDGALIPATEGLARVGLTPFVLGPKEGLALLNGTQVSTALALRGLFEGENLFAAGLMAGALSLEAIKGSIKPFDARIHQARGQQGQIRVAAAVSALLEGSEILSSHANCGRVQDPYSIRCVPQVMGACLDNLSHAARVLQIEANAASDNPLVFSDSGDVISGGNFHAEPVAFAADIIALAVAEVGAISERRLALLLDTGLSGLPPFLVRDGGVNSGFMIAQVTAAALASENKSLAHPGSVDSLPTSANQEDHVSMATYAARRLGSMCFNTAAVVGIEAMAAAQGIDFHRPLQSSNTIEQEMSRIRAQVAFLDQDRLLAPDIDTMRLWASSNAWPEALSALLPSMRTTNVE, from the coding sequence ATGTCAGGTTCGGTTCAGAATATTCGCCTCGTTCCCGGTGAAGTGGACCTCGCCACACTGCGCGCGATTTACCAAGGTGGCGTCGCATTAACGCTGGCCGATGAAGCTCGTGCGGCAATCGATCGCGCGAGTGCTACGGTGGATGCCATCGTGGCCTCGGGCAACGTGGTGTATGGCATCAACACCGGCTTTGGCAAACTGGCGCAAACGCAAATCCCGGCGAGCCGCCTTGCCGAGCTGCAACGTAATCTGGTGCTGTCGCACAGCGTCGGCCTTGGCGAACTGCTGCCTGATAATGTCACCCGTCTGGTGGTTGCCACCAAGATCATCAGCCTGGCACGCGGCCATTCCGGTGTGCGCATCGCCCTGATCGAAGCGCTGCTGGCGTTGTTTAATGCCGGTGTGATGCCGTGCATCCCGGAAAAAGGTTCCGTGGGGGCCTCCGGTGATCTCGCCCCGCTGGCACACCTGTCGCTGATGCTGTTGGGTGAAGGCCAGGTACGCGTTGATGGCGCGTTAATCCCGGCCACCGAAGGTCTGGCTCGCGTTGGCCTGACGCCGTTTGTGCTCGGCCCGAAAGAGGGACTGGCGCTGCTGAACGGTACGCAAGTCTCCACCGCGCTGGCGTTGCGTGGCCTGTTTGAAGGAGAAAACCTGTTTGCCGCCGGACTGATGGCCGGGGCGCTGTCACTGGAAGCCATCAAAGGATCCATTAAACCTTTCGATGCACGTATCCATCAGGCACGTGGTCAGCAGGGACAAATCCGTGTCGCCGCCGCAGTCAGCGCGTTACTCGAAGGCAGTGAAATTCTCAGCTCACACGCCAACTGTGGCCGGGTACAGGACCCCTACTCGATTCGCTGCGTACCGCAGGTGATGGGCGCGTGTCTGGACAACCTGAGCCATGCGGCGCGCGTGTTGCAGATTGAAGCCAACGCCGCCTCAGATAACCCGCTGGTGTTCAGCGACAGCGGCGATGTGATTTCCGGCGGTAACTTCCACGCCGAACCGGTGGCCTTTGCTGCCGATATCATCGCGCTGGCGGTAGCCGAGGTGGGCGCGATTTCCGAACGTCGCCTGGCGCTGCTGCTGGATACCGGTTTATCCGGCCTGCCGCCGTTCCTGGTGCGCGATGGCGGCGTCAACTCGGGCTTTATGATTGCCCAGGTTACCGCAGCGGCGCTGGCATCGGAAAACAAATCGCTGGCCCATCCGGGCAGCGTCGATAGCCTGCCGACTTCTGCCAATCAGGAAGACCATGTTTCGATGGCGACCTATGCTGCACGCCGTCTCGGTAGCATGTGCTTCAACACCGCCGCGGTGGTGGGGATTGAAGCGATGGCTGCCGCACAGGGCATTGATTTCCATCGCCCACTGCAAAGCTCCAACACCATCGAGCAGGAGATGAGCCGCATCCGCGCACAAGTCGCCTTCCTCGATCAGGACCGTTTACTCGCGCCAGATATTGACACCATGCGCCTGTGGGCCAGCAGCAATGCCTGGCCGGAAGCCCTTTCTGCGCTGCTGCCGAGCATGCGCACCACCAATGTTGAATAA
- the hutC gene encoding histidine utilization repressor: MVEQTAIAQLAAAMGDEPAPIYQRVKQAIISQIREGHWKANQRVPSESELVNELGVSRMTINRALRELTSEGFLVRMQGVGTFVAEMKGYTAMLEVHNIADEIAQRGHRHSCKILSLGQMKADPEQAAVLGLSTGQTLYHSLIVHYENDMPVQLEDRLVNPLVAPDYLSQDYHQLTPYTYLMRVAPLTAGEHIVEAVLPDLRQRKHLALDEHEPCLLIRRQTWSDTKIVTYARLLYPGSRYKLLGRFRGHG; this comes from the coding sequence ATGGTTGAGCAAACGGCAATAGCACAACTGGCCGCGGCCATGGGTGATGAGCCTGCGCCGATTTACCAGCGCGTTAAACAGGCGATCATCAGCCAGATCCGTGAAGGTCACTGGAAGGCCAATCAACGTGTACCGTCGGAAAGCGAACTGGTTAACGAACTGGGCGTCAGCCGTATGACCATCAACCGCGCGTTACGCGAACTGACCAGCGAAGGTTTTCTGGTGCGTATGCAGGGCGTAGGCACCTTTGTCGCCGAGATGAAGGGCTACACCGCGATGCTGGAAGTGCACAATATCGCCGATGAGATCGCGCAGCGCGGTCATCGCCACAGCTGCAAAATTTTATCGCTCGGGCAGATGAAGGCAGACCCGGAGCAGGCGGCGGTACTGGGTTTATCCACCGGGCAGACGCTGTACCACTCACTGATCGTACATTACGAAAACGATATGCCGGTACAGCTGGAAGATCGTCTGGTGAATCCGCTGGTGGCACCGGATTATCTCAGCCAGGATTACCACCAGTTGACGCCCTACACCTATTTGATGCGCGTCGCGCCATTAACGGCGGGTGAGCATATTGTCGAGGCGGTATTGCCGGATCTGCGCCAGCGTAAGCATCTGGCGCTGGATGAGCACGAACCCTGCTTGCTGATCCGCCGTCAAACCTGGAGCGACACCAAAATTGTGACCTACGCGCGCCTGCTGTATCCCGGCTCGCGTTACAAGCTGCTGGGCCGTTTCAGAGGACACGGCTGA
- a CDS encoding HutD family protein codes for MRTRFAYDSLPVSRWRNGGGETREIISYPPGAADFAWRASIATIAADGPFSPFPGIDRVITLLHGDSVLLTSAQGEQQLQRHQPWAFPGEWAIDARIGASPCQDFNIMTRRDSWQAQVTVQQQAVRATQGVAWVLSGVWQSGEGDVLEVNQGMWWLDEETLLAPHSADASLLFTALSRVL; via the coding sequence ATGAGAACCCGTTTCGCTTACGACAGCTTACCGGTCAGCCGCTGGCGCAACGGCGGCGGTGAAACGCGCGAGATCATCAGCTATCCGCCCGGCGCGGCGGATTTTGCCTGGCGCGCCAGTATCGCCACCATCGCTGCCGACGGCCCCTTTTCCCCCTTCCCCGGCATTGATCGGGTGATCACCCTGCTGCACGGAGACAGCGTGTTGCTAACCAGCGCGCAGGGTGAACAGCAACTTCAGCGCCATCAGCCGTGGGCGTTTCCCGGCGAATGGGCGATCGATGCGCGTATCGGCGCAAGCCCCTGTCAGGATTTCAACATCATGACGCGGCGCGATAGCTGGCAGGCACAGGTGACGGTACAACAGCAAGCGGTGCGGGCGACACAGGGTGTGGCCTGGGTGCTGTCCGGTGTCTGGCAAAGTGGCGAAGGCGACGTGCTGGAGGTCAATCAGGGGATGTGGTGGCTGGATGAAGAGACGCTGCTGGCACCGCACTCTGCCGATGCCAGCCTGTTGTTTACCGCACTCAGCCGTGTCCTCTGA